From a single Halobellus ruber genomic region:
- a CDS encoding STAS/SEC14 domain-containing protein, with the protein MAYYDEDHLTAQYDEELNAVVMEWHDFAQGAAFREGLDAGLELVQREGAENWLADLREMGTVSDDDQEWSNTDWFPRAVETSLAQMAIVQPESVIANMSVENIMQEVGDGALRTHYFDTRSEAVQWLRSRSATV; encoded by the coding sequence ATGGCGTACTACGACGAGGACCACCTTACGGCACAGTACGACGAAGAGCTGAACGCTGTCGTGATGGAGTGGCACGATTTCGCACAGGGGGCGGCGTTTCGGGAGGGGCTTGACGCCGGACTCGAACTCGTTCAGAGGGAAGGCGCCGAAAACTGGCTCGCGGATCTGCGCGAGATGGGAACCGTCTCCGACGACGACCAGGAGTGGTCGAACACCGACTGGTTCCCGCGGGCGGTCGAGACGAGTCTCGCTCAGATGGCGATCGTACAGCCGGAGAGCGTGATCGCGAACATGAGCGTCGAGAACATTATGCAGGAGGTCGGCGACGGGGCGCTGCGGACGCACTACTTCGATACTCGCTCGGAAGCCGTCCAGTGGCTCCGAAGCCGATCGGCGACGGTCTGA